In Entelurus aequoreus isolate RoL-2023_Sb linkage group LG13, RoL_Eaeq_v1.1, whole genome shotgun sequence, a genomic segment contains:
- the cryba2b gene encoding beta-crystallin A2b, with product MNTQQMEQMGQFKITVWEEENFQGKRCEFMLECQNIMERGFNKIRSIKVENGPWVGYEYPEFQGQQFILEKGDYPRYEAWSGNSSYRTEHILSFRPIKCANHSDSKVTLYECEDFQGRKFEMCDDYPSLQAMGWCTKEVPSIKVNSGAWVAYQFPGYRGYQYILERDRHQGEYRNYNEYSTQAHTNQVQSIRRIQH from the exons ATGAACACGCAACAGATGGAGCAGATGGGCCAGTTCAAGATCACTGTCTGGGAGGAGGAGAACTTCCAGGGGAAACGTTGTGAGTTCATGCTGGAGTGCCAGAACATCATGGAGAGGGGCTTCAACAAGATCCGCTCCATTAAGGTTGAGAACGGGCC CTGGGTGGGGTATGAGTACCCAGAATTTCAGGGGCAGCAGTTTATTCTGGAGAAGGGAGACTATCCCCGTTACGAGGCCTGGAGCGGGAACAGCAGCTACAGGACCGAGCACATTCTGTCCTTCAGACCCATCAAGTGTGCC AACCACAGCGACAGCAAGGTGACTCTGTACGAGTGTGAGGACTTCCAGGGCCGTAAGTTTGAGATGTGTGACGACTACCCCTCCCTACAGGCCATGGGCTGGTGCACCAAGGAGGTGCCTTCTATTAAAGTCAACTCCGGAGC CTGGGTTGCCTACCAATTCCCCGGTTACCGAGGCTACCAGTACATTCTGGAGAGAGACAGACACCAAGGCGAGTACAGGAACTACAACGAGTACAGCACTCAGGCTCACACCAACCAGGTGCAGTCCATTCGTAGGATCCAGCACTAA